In Erigeron canadensis isolate Cc75 chromosome 1, C_canadensis_v1, whole genome shotgun sequence, a single window of DNA contains:
- the LOC122598680 gene encoding beta-galactosidase 9-like, translating into MWPDLIAKTKECGIDVIQTYVFWNGHEPLQQQYNFEGQYDLVKFVKLVGASGLYLHLRIGPYVCAEWNFGGFPVWLRDIPGIVFRTDNAPFKVEMQRFVKKIVDMMRDESLFSWQGGPIIMMQIENEYGNIGGSYGQGGKDYIKWAAEMAAGLGAGVPWVMCRQDDAPEYIIDTCNGFYCDGFKPNSDKKPVMWAENWDGWISPWGERLFHRPVEDLAFAVARFYERGGSFQNYYMFFGGTNFGRTSGGPNYITSYDHDAAIDEYGLLSQPKWGHLKDLHAALKLCEPALVAAESAEYIKLGSMQEAHVYRGNNSICSAFLANIDQNKAITVSFLGQSYTLPPWSVSILPDCNNSVYNTAKVGVQTAIKVVEIKPKASTKNDASGYLTQKEVPFVSKSWMAYKEPVGIWSDLNFTVQGILEHLNVTKDRTDYLWYFTRVYVSDEDIAHWKENAVSPALTIDSMRDVVRIFINGQLIGSANGYWIKVAQVVQLKKGYNDLMLLSQTVGLQNYGPFFEKDGAGLKGRTTLNGFKNGDIDLTHSTWTYQVGLKGEFMKLYATDADRSSVWTNLTHDEVPSILSWYKTYFDSPPGKDPVVLDVSSMDKGQAWVNGHHIGRYWTLVTRKYGCQETCDYRGFYGPDKCTTNCGKPTQIWYHVPRSWLQPSDNLLVVFDETGGNPFEISVKTVFVKTVCAHVFEDYYPPLQMWSYPKDINGEPSVIQMEPVMQLQCEDGYTVVSIEFASYGTPQGSCQAFSIGNCHAPTSSSIVSKACEGRNSCKIEVSNSVFGDPCPGTVKSLAVKARCEPSSSTTT; encoded by the exons ATGTGGCCTGATTTGATTGCCAAGACCAAGGAATGTGGGATTGATGTCATTCAAACTTATGTCTTTTGGAATGGCCATGAGCCCCTTCAACAACAG TATAATTTCGAGGGACAATATGATCTTGTGAAGTTCGTAAAGTTGGTGGGAGCTAGCGGACTGTATCTTCATCTCCGAATAGGTCCATATGTTTGTGCAGAGTGGAATTTCGG AGGTTTCCCTGTGTGGCTTCGTGATATTCCTGGAATCGTATTCCGAACAGACAATGCACCATTCAAG GTTGAGATGCAACGTTTTGTCAAAAAAATAGTAGATATGATGCGAGACGAATCTCTCTTTTCTTGGCAAGGTGGCCCAATCATTATGATGCAG ATTGAAAATGAGTACGGAAATATTGGAGGCTCATATGGTCAAGGGGGGAAAGACTACATCAAATGGGCTGCAGAAATGGCTGCTGGACTTGGAGCTGGTGTCCCATGGGTTATGTGCCGGCAAGATGATGCTCCAGAATACATT ATAGATACCTGCAACGGGTTCTACTGTGATGGTTTCAAACCTAACTCCGATAAGAAACCAGTAATGTGGGCTGAGAATTGGGATGGATG GATTTCCCCCTGGGGAGAAAGACTTTTTCATAGGCCCGTGGAGGACCTTGCATTTGCAGTTGCTCGATTTTATGAACGAGGAGGAAGCTTTCAGAACTATTATATG TTTTTTGGTGGGACGAATTTTGGACGGACTTCTGGAGGGCCTAACTATATCACTAGTTATGATCATGATGCTGCAATTGATGAGTATG GTCTTCTAAGTCAGCCTAAATGGGGGCATCTAAAGGATCTGCATGCTGCCTTAAAGCTTTGTGAGCCTGCACTAGTTGCTGCTGAGTCAGCTGAGTACATAAAGCTAGGATCTATGCAGGAG GCACATGTGTATCGTGGTAATAATAGTATCTGCTCAGCATTTCTTGCAAATATCGATCAAAATAAAGCTATCACTGTATCATTCCTTGGTCAATCATACACATTACCACCATGGTCCGTGAGCATACTACCAGACTGCAATAATAGTGTATATAACACTGCAAAG GTTGGGGTACAGACCGCCATCAAAGTTGTGGAAATTAAGCCAAAAGCATCCACAAAAAATGATGCTTCCGGGTACTTAACCCAGAAGGAAGTACCTTTCGTCTCCAAATCATGGATGGCATATAAGGAGCCTGTTGGTATTTGGAGTGATCTGAACTTTACTGTTCAAGGCATCTTAGAGCATTTAAACGTGACAAAAGACCGAACAGATTATTTATGGTATTTCACCAG AGTCTACGTATCTGATGAGGACATTGCACACTGGAAGGAAAATGCAGTTAGTCCTGCACTTACAATTGATAGCATGCGTGATGTGGTTCGTATCTTCATTAATGGACAACTTATAG GAAGTGCAAATGGTTACTGGATCAAGGTTGCTCAAGTAGTTCAACTTAAGAAAGGATACAATGACTTGATGTTATTATCGCAGACAGTAGGCTTGCAG AACTATGGTCCCTTTTTTGAGAAAGATGGAGCAGGATTGAAGGGTCGGACCACTCTAAATGGATTCAAGAATGGGGATATTGATCTCACACATTCAACATGGACCTATCAG GTTGGGCTTAAAGGTGAATTCATGAAATTATATGCTACTGATGCTGACAGAAGTTCGGTTTGGACTAATTTGACACATGACGAAGTTCCATCAATCCTTTCCTGGTACAAG ACATATTTTGATTCCCCTCCTGGGAAAGATCCAGTGGTTCTTGACGTGAGCAGTATGGATAAAGGTCAAGCTTGGGTCAACGGACACCATATAGGAAGATACTGGACCCTTGTTACCAGAAAATATGGTTGTCAGGAAACTTGCGATTATCGTGGGTTTTATGGTCCAGACAAATGTACTACAAATTGTGGCAAGCCTACTCAGATTTG GTACCATGTGCCACGATCATGGTTACAGCCATCAGATAATCTACTCGTTGTATTTGACGAGACAGGAGGGAACCCATTTGAGATTTCTGTCAAGACAGTTTTTGTCAAAACTGTCTGTGCTCACGTTTTTGAGGATTATTATCCACCTCTTCAAATGTGGTCCTATCCAAAAGACATCAATGGAGAACCTTCCGTAATCCAGATGGAACCAGTGATGCAATTGCAATGTGAAGATGGTTATACAGTTGTGTCCATAGAGTTTGCTAGCTATGGAACTCCCCAAGGTAGCTGCCAGGCGTTCTCCATAGGCAATTGCCACGCACCAACTTCATCGTCCATAGTGTCCAAG GCCTGTGAGGGAAGAAATAGCTGCAAAATAGAAGTCTCAAATTCTGTATTTGGCGACCCATGCCCCGGGACTGTGAAATCCCTGGCTGTTAAGGCAAGATGTGAACCATCGTCATCAACGACTACATGA
- the LOC122601743 gene encoding uncharacterized protein LOC122601743, producing MDDTAPPLDVEAIQSRIKQLTEIPSNCYDDTISIASDEADLLTERVPQLQGEIHEILERWSDVGSLKPQDFDTYLETVKGKICSIEAENASVFYEVGNVEKGCMEDYIQLRSNIEGLNSSLDFTQSQGLGTKRTDAQECSLLTEHQLESVGALGECKLKILKSSSQIEKKKGTLKLLEDLDYIFRRCEVVIKTENILTGLEVIKYEGNQISLSLRTCIPELEVSEQNHELAIEFLDDTLEIKNAEIFPNDVFIGEIIDAAKSFSCHFSLSPMPENKNSLEWFVRRVQDRIVVSTLRKSLVKAASKSRHSIEYIERDEMIVAHMVDGIDAFIKVSQGWPMSVSPLKLLSLKGSSQSSKEVTFSFLCRVEEMVKSLDVQVCQNLSTFIDAIEEFLKQKMHAELQSNGVKQK from the exons ATGGACGATACAGCACCGCCTCTGGATGTAGAGGCGATTCAaag TCGGATCAAACAACTTACTGAAATTCCAAGCAATTGTTACGATGATACGATTTCCATTGCTTCTGATGAGGCGGATCTGTTGACAGAACGTGTTCCCCAGCTTCAg GGAGAAATACATGAGATTCTTGAACGATGGTCGGATGTTGGTTCCCTAAAACCTCAAGATTTTG atacatatttgGAGACTGTAAAAGGAAAGATTTGCTCTATCGAGGCTGAAAATGCTTCAGTTTTTTATGAAGTTGGGAATGTCGAGAAGGGATGCATGGAAG ATTATATTCAATTGCGGAGCAATATTGAAGGACTGAATTCTTCTCTAGACTTCACTCAGTCACAA GGTCTTGGAACAAAAAGAACAGATGCCCAGGAATGCTCTTTGTTGACAGAACATCAACTAGAATCTGTAGGTGCACTTGGTGAATGCAAGCTTAAG ATTCTGAAGAGTAGTAGTcagattgagaagaagaagggCACATTGAAATTATTGGAAGACCTTGACTACATTTTTAGAAG GTGTGAAGTTGTAATAAAGACTGAGAACATATTGACTGGACTTGAAGTCATAAAATATGAAGGAAACCAAATTAGTTTGTCTTTAAGAACATGTATTCCTGAACTAGAAGTGTCTGAGCAGAATCATGAGTTGGCAATAGAATTTCTGGATGACACATTAGAAATAAAGAATGCCGAG ATTTTCccaaatgatgtatttattggCGAAATTATTGATGCTGCCAAATCATTTTC TTGCCATTTTTCTCTTTCTCCAATGCCCGAGAACAAAAATTCGTTGGAGTGGTTTGTACGAAGAGTGCAGGACAGAATTGTTGTAAGCACCCTTAGGAAATCTTTGGTGAAGGCTGCAAGCAAGTCTAG GCACTCCATCGAGTATATAGAACGAGATGAGATGATAGTGGCTCATATGGTGGATGGAATTGACGCTTTTATCAAGGTTTCTCAAGGATGGCCAATGTCTGTTTCTCCATTGAAGCTATTATCTTTAAAGGGTTCCAGCCAATCTTCCAAGGAGGTCACTTTCAGCTTTCTTTGCAGAGTTGAG GAAATGGTAAAATCCTTGGATGTACAGGTATGCCAGAATCTTTCTACATTCATTGATGCAATAGAAGAATTTCTCAAGCAAAAGATGCATGCCGAACTCCAATCCAATGGTGtcaaacaaaaatga
- the LOC122601724 gene encoding beta-galactosidase 9-like codes for MRLSPPFQWRLLVVVVMALTVRMVNGGEYFKAYNVSYDHRALKIDGQRRILISAGIHYPRATPQMWPHLIAKSKEGGADVIQTYVFWSGHEPARGQYNFEGRYDLVKFVQLVGASGLYLHLRIGPYVCAEWNFGGFPVWLRDIPGIVFRTDNEPFKAEMRRFVKKIVDVMREASLFSWQGGPIIMLQIENEYGDVESSYGQKGKDYVKWAAKMAVGLEAGVPWVMCKQTDAPEYIIDACNGYYCDGFKPNSNNKPVLWTENWDGWYTTWGGRLPHRPVEDLAFAVARFYQRGGSFQNYYMFFGGTNFGRTSGGPNYVTSYDYDAPIDEYGLISQPKWGHLKDLHAAIKLCEPALVAAESAQYIKLGSMQEAHVYRNNGSICSAFLANIDEHKASTVQFHGQSYTLPPWSVSILPDCINTIFNTAKVGAQTSIKGVDIKAMASAKSATNELYMIQKEKPLVSESWMTLKEPIGVWGADNFTVQGILEHLNVTKDRSDYLWYITRVYVSEGDIAYWKENVVSPTLTIDSMRDIVRIFINGQLIGSSKGDWVKVVQQVHFKQGYNDLMLLSQTVGLQNYGAFIEKDGAGFKGQITLTGFKNGDVNLTHSPWTYQVGLKGEFLKLYATDDNGSSGWTNLAKDEVPSIFSWYKTYFDSPFGKDPVILDMSSMGKGQAWVNGHHIGRYWTLVAPKNGCQETCDYRGSYNSDKCTTNCGKPTQTWYHVPRSWLQPSDNLLVLFEETGGDPFEISVKTVSVGTVCGHMSEDSYPPVHMWSSSYINGRLPASQMKPVMELQCEDGFTIASIEFASYGTPQGSCQAFSTGNCHAPTSSSILSKACKGRNSCNVEVSNSIFGDPCPRTVKTLAVKARCEPSSASTLWYTGLSEV; via the exons ATGCGTCTAAGTCCTCCGTTCCAATGGCGgctgctggtggtggtggttatggCGTTGACTGTAAGGATGGTCAACGGCGGGGAGTATTTTAAGGCGTATAATGTGAGTTACGATCACAGAGCCCTTAAGATAGATGGGCAACGAAGAATCCTGATTTCTGCTGGAATTCACTATCCTCGTGCCACTCCTCAG ATGTGGCCTCATCTGATAGCCAAGAGCAAGGAAGGTGGGGCTGATGTCATTCAAACTTATGTATTCTGGAGTGGCCATGAGCCAGCTAGAGGACAG TATAATTTTGAGGGAAGATATGATCTGGTGAAGTTTGTACAGCTGGTTGGAGCTAGCGGGCTCTATCTTCATCTTCGAATAGGTCCATATGTTTGTGCAGAGTGGAACTTTGG GGGTTTCCCTGTGTGGCTTCGTGATATTCCTGGAATTGTATTTCGGACAGACAATGAACCATTCAAG GCAGAGATGCGACGTTTTGTCAAAAAAATAGTGGATGTGATGCGAGAGGCATCTCTTTTCTCTTGGCAAGGAGGTCCAATTATCATGTTGCAG ATTGAAAATGAGTACGGAGATGTCGAAAGCTCTTATGGCCAAAAAGGAAAGGACTATGTAAAATGGGCTGCAAAAATGGCTGTTGGACTTGAAGCTGGCGTCCCATGGGTTATGTGCAAGCAGACTGATGCTCCAGAGTACATT ATAGATGCTTGCAATGGATACTACTGTGATGGTTTTAAACCCAACTCCAACAATAAACCAGTACTGTGGACAGAAAACTGGGATGGATG GTATACAACTTGGGGAGGAAGACTTCCTCACAGGCCTGTAGAGGATCTTGCATTTGCAGTTGCTCGATTTTATCAGCGGGGAGGAAGCTTTCAGAATTATTATATG TTTTTTGGCGGGACAAATTTCGGGCGAACTTCTGGAGGCCCTAATTATGTCACTAGTTATGATTATGATGCTCCAATTGATGAATATG GTCTTATAAGTCAGCCTAAATGGGGGCATCTAAAGGATCTCCATGCAGCTATAAAGCTTTGTGAGCCTGCACTAGTTGCTGCTGAGTCGGCTCAATATATTAAATTGGGATCTATGCAAGAG GCACACGTGTACCGTAATAATGGAAGTATTTGCTCTGCATTTCTTGCAAATATTGATGAACATAAAGCAAGCACTGTGCAATTTCATGGTCAATCATACACTTTGCCGCCATGGTCTGTGAGTATACTACCAGACTGCATAAACACCATATTCAACACTGCAAAG GTTGGGGCACAGACCTCCATTAAAGGGGTTGATATAAAGGCGATGGCCTCTGCAAAGAGTGCTACTAATGAGCTCTATATGATTCAGAAGGAAAAACCCCTCGTATCAGAATCATGGATGACACTCAAGGAGCCCATTGGTGTTTGGGGTGCTGATAATTTCACTGTTCAAGGCATTTTGGAGCATTTAAATGTGACAAAAGACCGATCTGATTACTTATGGTATATCACCAG AGTTTATGTTTCTGAGGGGGACATTGCATACTGGAAGGAAAATGTAGTTAGTCCAACTCTTACAATTGATAGTATGCGTGATATAGTTCGTATCTTCATCAATGGACAACTTATAG GAAGTTCAAAGGGTGACTGGGTCAAGGTTGTACAACAAGTTCATTTTAAGCAAGGATACAATGACCTGATGTTATTATCACAGACTGTGGGCTTACAG AATTATGGTGCCTTCATTGAGAAAGATGGAGCAGGATTTAAGGGCCAGATCACTCTAACTGGATTCAAGAACGGTGATGTTAATCTAACACATTCACCATGGACCTATCAG GTTGGGCTTAAAGGTGAATTTCTAAAGCTATATGCTACTGATGATAACGGAAGTTCGGGTTGGACTAATTTGGCAAAAGACGAGGTTCCATCAATCTTTTCATGGTACAAG ACATATTTCGACTCCCCGTTCGGAAAAGATCCGGTGATTCTTGATATGAGCAGTATGGGCAAGGGTCAAGCTTGGGTCAATGGACACCATATAGGAAGATATTGGACTCTTGTTGCACCAAAAAATGGATGCCAGGAAACTTGTGATTATCGTGGATCGTATAATTCAGACAAATGTACTACAAATTGTGGCAAGCCTACTCAGacttg GTATCATGTTCCAAGATCATGGTTACAGCCATCGGACAATCTGCTAGTTCTATTTGAGGAGACAGGAGGGGACCCTTTTGAAATTTCTGTCAAGACGGTTTCTGTTGGAACTGTGTGTGGTCACATGTCTGAGGATTCCTATCCACCCGTTCATATGTGGTCCTCAAGTTACATCAATGGACGACTGCCAGCAAGTCAGATGAAACCAGTAATGGAATTGCAGTGTGAAGATGGTTTCACAATTGCATCCATAGAGTTTGCTAGCTACGGAACTCCTCAAGGTAGCTGTCAAGCGTTCTCCACAGGCAACTGCCACGCACCAACTTCATCGTCCATCTTGTCCAAG GCCTGTAAAGGAAGAAATAGCTGCAACGTAGAAGTCTCTAATTCTATATTTGGAGACCCATGCCCAAGGACTGTAAAAACCTTGGCCGTGAAGGCAAGATGTGAACCATCATCGGCATCAACTTTATGGTACACTGGATTGTCAGAAGTATAG
- the LOC122579136 gene encoding RPM1-interacting protein 4-like: MAGQEEAERKTADSRKFESETPKNQDASRRKNSREGDLSRSFDSPSHPKKVSTPQHHQSSEATRSNTASPMWERKVSSDGTNGVTSSTPGRSRLRQVTLGDESPDDSTAVPVFGDWDDSNPASAEGYSHIFNKVREEKHGGGGKSPRITSEHSQFYGQRPESKKGCGCFPWSRK, from the exons atggca GGCCAAGAAGAAGCTGAACGCAAGACTGCCGACTCCAGAAAGTTTGAATCAGAGACACCAAAGAACCAAGATGCATCAAGACGAAAAAACAGCCGTGAAGGTGATCTAAGTAGATCATTTGATTCCCCATCACATCCTAAAAAGGTGTCAACACCCCAACATCACCAGTCAAGCGAAGCGACAAGGAGTAACACGGCTTCTCCAATGTGGGAAAGAAAGGTTTCATCTGATGGTACCAATGGTGTGACCTCTTCCACTCCTGGAAGATCCCGGTTGAGGCAAGTTACCCTTGGTGATGAAAGC CCTGATGACAGCACTGCTGTTCCGGTGTTCGGTGACTGGGATGATAGTAATCCCGCTTCAGCTGAAGGTTACTCTCACATATTCAACAAAGTACGAGAGGAGAAGCATGGCGGTGGTGGAAAGTCTCCGAGGATAACGAGTGAGCACTCTCAATTTTATGGTCAAAGACCCGAGAGTAAAAAG GGGTGTGGCTGCTTCCCATGGAGCAGAAAGTGA